GGGTAAGGGCTTCTGCGGGCTGACTCCGGAGTTGCTGCTCCATTTGCGCAAAGGTCGGTTGAAAACGATGGCGCTGGCCGGCACGGCTAAAGCGGATGAAAAAACGATTTTCGCCTTCGATGAGAAAGAAATCAGGGAGCACGAGTACGTTGCTCAAACTTTGGTGGCAAGCTTGTCTGATATTGGCATGGTCAAACGGAGTACGCGCCGCGTCATGAATTTGGGCAGCCTAGTTCATTTTCATACGCCAATTGAAGTCTTCATGTATGGTGATTATCCTTTGGAGTATCTGGTGAGAAAAATGCACCCGACTCCGGCTCTGGGGCCTCTGCCAAGAACTGAGGAGACCATGTCCATGCTTGTGGACTGGAGGAAGCGTTTGGGCTGTCCCGCTTATTTTGGAGCACCCTTTGGGATATTTGATCATGGTGAGTTCCATGCAGTCGTCATGATCCGAGGCATTCACTGGTCAGGTGAGGAGATCATGGTTCCTTCCGGCTGTGGGGTGATTGAAGCATCACGCCTTACCAATGAATGGCGTGAACTTGGACTGAAGCGAGATGCCATCAAGCAGCGCTTCTCAATTTAGTTGCGAGCGGCAATTCAGCTGACCTATGCATGCTAAAGCTGGCAAGCTGGCTATCAATGAAGATTGCTGGATATTGCTTAGTATGCAGGAGGGAATGTTTTGTTAGAGTCTGAAGTGACGAAATAAAAACGGGAAGCATTTGCTTCCCGTTCTATAGGATTCAGATAGTTTGATGGCTGACGTAGCCTAGTGAATGACCGGTGTGCCGTAGAGGGTGAAGCCGGTAGACTCCTCTACTTTGACCGGGAAGATTTTGCCAGTCATGCGGTCGTGGTCGCCATTGAAGATCACAATCTTGTTCTGGCTGGTGCGACCGGAGAGAGTCTCCTTGTTGTTCTTGGAAGCTCCAGTGCAGAGAATTTCTTGTTCGGTGCCTACGAGGGCATCGTTCTTTCTGATCGCAATCTCGTTGACCACGGAGAGAAGGGCCTGGTTGCGCTCTTCCTTTACGCTTTCGGGAAGCTGGTTTTCCATTTCTGCTGCAGGCGTGTTGCGGCGAGGGGAATAGCGGAAGACGAAGGCGTTGTCGAATTGCAGGCGCTTGACCGTGTCCACGGTGTCTTGGAAGTCCTGCTCGGTCTCACCAGGGAAACCAACAATAATGTCTGTGGTGATGGCCATGTCAGGTCGGGCGGCCTTCATCTTTTCGCAGATTTCCACAAACTTCTCGTTCTTGTATGGGCGGCGCATAGCGCGCAAGATGGTATCGCTACCACTCTGCATCGGGAAATGGATGTGAGAGCAAAGTTTCGGTAAGTAGGTGAATGCGGCTACGAGATCATCGCGGTAACCGATCGGGTGAGGGGAAGTGAAACGGATACGCTCGATACCGTCGACGTCGCTGACCTGCTCCAGTAGTTGGACGAATGGTGACTTGCCGTCGATCTTGTCGAACTCGGTGCGGCCATAAAGGTTCACAATCTGACCGAGTAGGGTGACTTCTACCACGCCACGGTCACGGAGCTTCTTCACTTCCTCGACGATGTCGCTGATCGGACGGCCACGCTCTTTGCCTCGGGTGTCTGGCACGATGCAGTAGGAGCACTTCATGTTGCAGCCCTGCATGATGGAGACGAAGGAAGACGGATTGATATTTTCAGTGACGTGGTCACGGATCGTGTTCTGGGAACCTTCTTCTTCCTCGATGTCACAGACGGACTCACCGGTCATGGAGAGTTCGAGTTCGTCCATGCGGCGCTCGAGGCGCTTGGAGAGAATGCCGTCCACGTATTCAAAAACTTTGTGGTACTTCTGGGTGCCAACCACCACGTCAAGATGAGGAACGTTCTGGAAAAGCTCGGCACCGCGGGACTGAGCCATGCAGCCCATGAAGCCATACACCACGTGTGGCTTGCGGGCACGGTGTCTGGCCATGTGAGTCATCTTGCCGATGGCCTTTTGCTCAGCCTGATCACGAACGGAACATGTATTCACCAGGATGGCATCGGCATCGGATTCGTCTCCAGTGACGGTATATCCACCTTCTGTGAACATGCGGGCGACTTGCTCGGAGTCACGCTCGTTCATCTGGCATCCGTAGGTCTTGATGAATACTTTTGGCATAGTTGAAATTCGTTAATCGTTCAGCAATAAAAGGATAGCGTTCGTGGCGCAATCCGCGTCCGTGAGGACTGGGATATAGCGATGATTCGCCAGATTGCAAGTATCACCTTTATTTGTCTTTTCTCAAGGAGGGGCAGGGCGATTGATGACTTGCAATCTCGTTTTGAGGACACTAGCGTGCAGCCGCATTTGCGACTAAGCGCCCCGGTAGTTCAATGGATAGAACGAGGCTCTCCTAAAGCTTAGATCCAGGTTCGATTCCTGGTCGGGGTATTTTGTGATGTAGAAGTATTAAGGTACAAAGTCGATGCTGCCGCCGATGGCGACGAGAGCGGAGCGGCGAGTGAGCCTGAGCAGGGAACCCTTCATAGGGCCGGCTTTCTCGAGTGGGAGTTTGACGAGAATGCGTTCATTACCTTTGCTGTCGAAGAGTTTGAGTCTGGCGTGGCCGCTTTGGGCATCGTATTGGTAAACGATGAGTCCGTCATAGGCTTGATGAGTCTCGACTAGCTTGGCGACTTGTTTCTTGCTCGTGGGGGTGATGAGTGCCTTGAACGTATCTGGACTTTTGGGGACTCGGATGATTTTGACTGATCCTTCCCAAGGGAAACCGAGGGTTGCGCTCTGCAGGAAAATGATACGGGCATCATTTTGCAGCAGCTCGTAAAGCCGCTTGGAGATGGCCGGTTCCTCGCCAGGAGTGGCATTGATCATGCCGATAGCTGTTAGGCCTCTGGATCCGGCTGAGCTGAGTCCAGAGAGTAAGATATATAGAAGAAACAGTCGAGCCAAGGCCATATGGGGTAGATCAGAGTGATTTGATTTTCTCGATGCAACTGTGATGACCTCTGGCGATTTCCTTGCCGTTTTTGTCGATAAGGACATAGGAAGGAATGCCGCGTCCACCTAAGCTGCGGAGAGTGAGATTTTTTTGATCACCGGCGAGCACGGAGTAGAATGGAAACTTCTCACTCCTTGCCCAGTCGAGAGCGCTGTCTTCCTCCCTGTCTGCTGAGATCTGAACGAGTTCGACTTTATCGTTTGTCGCAATATCTGAGTTATAGAATTTCACCAACTGTGAAACTGATGCACGGCAAGGTGGTCACCAACTCGCGGAGAAATAGAGCAGGAAATATTCAGGATCCCCCTCGATGTCTTGCTTCTTGTAGCGTCTGCCTTGGAGAATCGATGTTTTGCCCTTGAGTTCTTTTAGTACTGCACTGTCGCCAGCTACTTTTTGTTCGGACTCTTTATGAAGGTAAGCGGTTCCTGCTGACTTTGAAAGCAGGGTCAGTTTCAGCTGCTTGGGGGAATCACCTACTTGCGCAGAGAGAACTGCAACGGAATCATCAAACTCCCAAGCGGTTCGCTTGTCTGTGATGCCCTCAGAGCTGATAGATGGCATTCTGCGGCCCACTTTTTTTGTGTTTTTGTCCAGCAATTGCTTCCAGACCTGAGTGGCATGGGAAAATTTTGTGTTGCTGATGGCCCCATTGTGCTCTGGGGAATAGATCAGCAGTTCGATGGACTGAGTTCCATCGGGAGCAGAATGCACGGACAGGCCTTGGATGCTCATGCCCATAAACTCTAAGTCTTCAGCACTACTGGATAGATAATCGTTGCCATCTTGTTGCCACTTATAGACGGGGAACTTTTTAGCAATGTCCTCAGTGGATAGGCTCCAGATATTCTTGTTGTAGGTGAGAGGGACTGCGTCTACCGCACCGTAAGCTTCAGCAAAGCTCAGGGTGAGTACAGTCGAGATGGTAAGATAGAGATGCATGAGAGAGTAAATCTGCAATGAGTAGCTGATATAGGCAAAGTATCGTTTCTGACGGATATCACCAGAGGAAATCGTATCTATTCATCTATTGGGTTGCTCTGGTGGAAGGTTACTGCAAGATGCCCGGATCAACGATGCCTCCGCAACCTGAGTCATATCCTTCTGTTCTCCATCTCTGCTGGGAGTTTCCTCCCAGGTTGGAAGGCGGTTTGGGGCAGGCTTGTGCGGGCCTTGTGTCGGCTTTGAAGGACTCGTTGTGGGTGAATGTGTTTTCTCCAGATGAGGGTGGCCATGTCTACGAGCCACTGATTTCTCAGGGAGTGAACAAGCGGGGCGTGGCTAATATCGGAACGTATCAGAACAGCTATGCCAATGTGGGAGATCTCAGAGGTATGGAGGATATGGAGAGCTTTT
Above is a genomic segment from Rubritalea squalenifaciens DSM 18772 containing:
- a CDS encoding chorismate-binding protein, with the protein product MGPFSEAEECPREGVAFYVNDFQLSDSRPWRIPSEVVELSLEDLSQGDLEVDWQEMSVEGFAGVFTEIGEAIQRGIFEKSVPVVTEMGKITAGCPVSLIGKLAGAGESFYPYAWVHQGKGFCGLTPELLLHLRKGRLKTMALAGTAKADEKTIFAFDEKEIREHEYVAQTLVASLSDIGMVKRSTRRVMNLGSLVHFHTPIEVFMYGDYPLEYLVRKMHPTPALGPLPRTEETMSMLVDWRKRLGCPAYFGAPFGIFDHGEFHAVVMIRGIHWSGEEIMVPSGCGVIEASRLTNEWRELGLKRDAIKQRFSI
- the miaB gene encoding tRNA (N6-isopentenyl adenosine(37)-C2)-methylthiotransferase MiaB encodes the protein MPKVFIKTYGCQMNERDSEQVARMFTEGGYTVTGDESDADAILVNTCSVRDQAEQKAIGKMTHMARHRARKPHVVYGFMGCMAQSRGAELFQNVPHLDVVVGTQKYHKVFEYVDGILSKRLERRMDELELSMTGESVCDIEEEEGSQNTIRDHVTENINPSSFVSIMQGCNMKCSYCIVPDTRGKERGRPISDIVEEVKKLRDRGVVEVTLLGQIVNLYGRTEFDKIDGKSPFVQLLEQVSDVDGIERIRFTSPHPIGYRDDLVAAFTYLPKLCSHIHFPMQSGSDTILRAMRRPYKNEKFVEICEKMKAARPDMAITTDIIVGFPGETEQDFQDTVDTVKRLQFDNAFVFRYSPRRNTPAAEMENQLPESVKEERNQALLSVVNEIAIRKNDALVGTEQEILCTGASKNNKETLSGRTSQNKIVIFNGDHDRMTGKIFPVKVEESTGFTLYGTPVIH